The DNA sequence GTAAGAACTCTGTCAATAAGAACTCTGTCAGGAACTGTCAATAAGAACTCGGTCAGTAAGAATGTAAGAACTCTGTCAGTAATGATGTAAGAACTCTGTCAGGAACTGTCAGTAAGAACTCTGTCAGTAAGAATATAAGTACTCTGCCAGGAACTCTGTCAATAAGAACTCTGTCGGTAAGAATGTAAGAACTCTGTCAGTAAGAATATAAGTACTCTATCAGGAACTGTCAGTAAGAAATCTGTCAGTAAGGATGTAAGAATTCTGTCAGTAATGATGTAAGAACTCTGTCAGTAAGAATATAAGTACTCTGTCAGTAAGAAATATGTCGGTAAGAAATCTGTCAGTAAGAACTCTGTCAGGAACTGTCAATAAGAACTCTGCCAGTAAGGATGTAAGAACTCGGTTAGTAATGACGTAAGAACTCTGTCAGGAACTGTCAGTAAGAAATCTGTCAGTAGGGATGTAAGAATTCTGCCAGTAAGGATGTAAGTACTCTGTCAGTAAGAATGTAACTACTCTGTCAGTAAGAATGTAAGTACTCTGCCAAGAACTCTTTCAATAAGAACTCTGTCAGGAACTGTCATTAAGAACTCGGTCAGTAATGATGTAAGAACTCTGTCAGGAACTGTCAGTAAGAAATCTGTCAGTAGGGATGTAAGAACTCTGTCAGGAACTGTCAGTAAGAATTCTGTCAGTAAGAATGTAAGAACTCTGTCAGAAACTGTATATAGTATAAGAACTCTGTCAGGAACTGTATATAAGAATTCTGTCAGTAAAGATTAAGAACTCTGCCAGGAACTCTGTCAGTAAGAAATATGTCAGTAAGAACTCTGTCAGGAACTGTCTATAAGAACTCTGTCAGTAAAGAATAAGAATTCTCTCGGTAAGGATGCAAACATACATGCTTCAGTTGCTGTAAATGACTAATTTTCGTAGTCACAATGTTAGTGAAAGTGTTTTCTGGAAGTCCAGTTACCTGTAACCTGTTGTTACTTGTTACCTGTAACCTGTTTTTACTTGTTACCTGTAACCTGTTGTTACTTGTTACCTGTAACCTGTTGTTACTTGTTACCTGTAACCTGTTGTTACTTGTTACCTGTAACCTGTTGTTACTTGTTACCTGTAACCTGTTGTTACTTGTTACCTGTAACCTGTTGTAACCTGTTACCTGTAACCTGTTGCTTGCCTTGGTAGAAACTTGTATTGGTGATCCATTTtagaatatgtaattttggatGGGTATCTGCACGCCTGTAAAACCTGTACAGTAACGTGAACGAGGAATTCTATAATGTTACTTCAGTTCATTAACAATGttctatacagtaaaacatgcctATAGCAAAGTTCTGGGGACTAACAATTCAGATTCGTTATATACgtaatttgttatatccaagttcagatgttttttaaaactattgGGAATGAAATTCGCAATAagcataaattcattataagtgtgtttgctgtaaccatgttttactgtaagcatgaattcattataagtgtgtttgctgtaaccatgttttactgtaagcatgaattcattattacTGTAGTCTGGTTTTACTAGTATGACAATTCATTCAGCTGATTTCATCATGCTTGCATTCAGAGTGTCATCAAACCTTACTGCCTGTATCGTTTTCAAACTGATGTACTTGATCCACAGATTCTGAATTACGACACCGCAACGTAACAAACAGCAGCGATACAGAAACAATGATCCGGCACCAGCGAGGAATGCACGAGAAATTGACAGAACAGATGTTGAATTTGACACGGAGTCTCAAAGAGAGCGTGAGGGATTCTGGTAAAATTGTCCAGGAAGACAACAAGGTACGTATACAATGGTATGGATTGGAACGCTTTTCATGCtaatttttgttgatgacatTTCACTATTTTGCAAATTTTGCAGATTCATTATAATACATTTGGAGATAAATATCATACTTAAAACAAATTCAACTTACCAATTACTATTGCAAGTGTGAGAAAGCCGACTCTTTGTGCTGTGCATGTAACACAACCATTTAAAAAAGTCAATTTCACACATTTTAGTTAGTAAAAACTGTAAGAATTATTATGCACATGCATGCTTTTAAATTTGATCAATAACAACAATTAATATGTATGCACTACAGACAAATCTTCTGGTTTGAAGAGaaagatgtaataaaaatttaagaaaaaaatttccttttagcaaccatttttgacaaatttcaGACTTTAGAAACAAGTATGAAGTTAGCAGACTCGAACACAAAAAGACTCAAAGTAGAGAGCGACCGTCTTGAGCAGCATACCAAGACCTGCTCGTGGTGGATCTGGGTCATGCTTGTGTTTGTCACTCTTACATTCCTATCTATGATCGTCTTCATGCGCATGTTTGGCAAGAAAGCGTCTTGATATCCTGTTGAAGGTAGCTTGCGTAATTGTGATCGAATGTTTATGCTTACTAAGAGTCCATGATGGTGCTTGTTCATTTCTCTAGTGTGGGATAATGGATGGACTCTGTGTTTATGGCATGTGGGTAACTGTGATAGGAACTTGACGTGAAGGTGtttcatataatgaaaaaaaaatgtaatttattatgTGTGATTTAGTTTTAAAATGAATGGTTATGGTACAGTTTGACTGACGCTGATGTAGATTGTTATTTTATGTATGCAAATtgaatttacatttcatttgaaagggactgattcacaattttcccccaaaattttgtttttcacttttaatgatcaaaatttattgtctaatgtgtttaaaagatttcacatacaaattaaggccatacatcatcacagaagcaccgccgcggtggccaagaggttagagcattcgccccgcatgcggtaggCTTGGAGTTTGAATTCCAgccgcaacagacctaagtcgttaaaacaggtagtgacagttccatattacaaaattaacatttcattggtttgtttgtatacatgaaaagactcaagtctttgtttacataacacagatttaaggctacaatattgcttttattcttgcgttcagaaattcaaaattttggctgtcaacattaaatcagttatatttttaatgtttaacatcaaaaatgaaaaaaaaaaaattcaaaaatcatgaaccagtccctttaagttgTATTTATGATTGTGTGTAAGCACCCGATAATCTGATCTATGTTAACTTTAATTTCACAATGAAActtgtctaatctgacatgcacTGGGAGATATTTTAtgttaaagattgaaaattaGATTTGGGGTCAGAATATGTAGTGCAATGGATAATTCAGGTATCTGATAAGACAGGTTTAACTGTACATGAAGATACTGAGCGTCTTCCAGTATAAGCAGTATTTACAAATGCATATTCAGGTATGCAGTAGTTAGTACACAATTTCAGATCTACTTCAAAGTTAATTCAGCACAACAATGAGAGCACTAATTGATATCAGGGTGGCGTAATCTATGGAGTACACTAAACATACCCCTACAAGTTAACTTATTTAAAAGTCTTTgtgtttcttgttttttttatactgGCTATTGATGTTGTAGTGTATTTTCTGAAAATGTACACCCCTTTTAATTCTCTGCATTCAAGTAAAATGTAATTCACATTCGATTATTACCATACAGTTTTTCAAAGAAAATCTCtatcaaagaatttttttttatcgtcaTATTTATTTAACTTAGATTTGCCATGAAATGGTAGTGCATGAAAAATGCCACTCTGTGTTCTAATCTGTCAAAGGAAATTGTATAAATAATGTCTAGCGTTTGCTGAACATGGACTTTATTAAGAGAGAAGGTGTCTATATTTTTATGTTAACGAATAGCCTATGTGATGTTAGTTTTTATATCTGAAATGTGATAGAATGttccaaattatttgatttcaaaCTAGTTGTGTCTATCTTATTAGCTCTCAGTTTGAGCTCCAGTTTGCAAAATGATaccaaataaaaatgtttatgttttcaatgaaatcgccAGTGGCAGTATTGGAGGTATAGATTATTGGAGGTGTCCCCCTGCTGCAATGTTAGTATGAATAAATGATGTAACactgtgtgtttgtgtgtccTACTTAATGCTGATGTGAAGGGAGGCCCTACTATGCTGTGGTATTAATACCTGTATTCCAGAGGAATGTCGTATTTGTATTTTCTCATATCATTCCTATTTTGTAACTGATTATGGTGTAATTAATTTAAATATTATAAAAGTAGATGTACACTGcaatgaataaaatgataaaaaactTAACATATCACTTATGACCCAGGAACCATTTttccttgaccttttgaccccagaatcgatagagATCATCCTCATTCATGGTGAAGTGTAATATAATTTGACTGTAATGGTTTATATGAGAAAAGCTGTGCTACCTACCtggttacatgtacaatgaaataAGGTTATAGCAAACCCCCAGAGTCAGCGAAAAACagctagttcattataaccaaacttcattatacagtaaaacatggttatagtgaacctccagagCCAGCAAAAATCagctagttcattataaccaaacttcattatacaataaaacacgGTTTAGTGACCCTCTAGGGCCAGCAAAAAtcagtttgttataaccaaacttcattatacagtaaaacacggttatagcgaacctccagaGCCAGCAAAAAGCagctagttcattataaccaaacttcattatacagtaaaacactgttTTAGTGaccctccagggccagcaaaaatcattttgttttaaccaaacttcattatactgTAAAATACGGCTATAGCGAACCTCCAGAGCCAGCCAAAATCagctagttcattataaccaaacttccaTTATACTGTAAAATACGGCTATAGCGAACCTCCAGAGCCAGCCAAAATCagctagttcattataaccaaacttcattatactgtaaaatacggctatagcgaacctccagggccagcaaaaatcagctagttcattataaccaaacttcattatacagtaaaacacggctatttgattgatttgattttttatgttttccgccacactcaacaatttttcagttatctggtggcgcccagtttttgttggtggaagagagaacccagatacaatgcacctgggaagagaccaccgaccttccgaaagtaaactgggaaactttctcacttaccggcgcgaacaggattcgaacccgcgccgacagaggtgagaggccgtgtgattttgagcgcgatgctctaaccactcgtccacggaggccccttaaaacacggttataacgAACCTCCAGATCCAGCAAAAATCAGCTAGttcattataatcaaacttcattatacagtaaaacactgttTTAGTGaccctccagggccagcaaaaatcAGTTTGttttaaccaaacttcattatactgtaaaatacggctatagcgaacctccagggccagcagaAAACAGTTTGTGATAACCAAACTTCTTTATTATtcatatcataattttttttcttccatggggaaataaatataactttacaataagtgtgaattcattataaatgtgttcacTATAAGTGTATTTTACTGTGTCTTGTTTAGTGTCAATGGGAATGCCCTGTGAAGCACTAAGTCAGTTTGTAATGTGTTGAATTCCTACTAgtctgacaaaattttaatGAGAGATGTAACTAAATTTCTATACAAAAGAAATTTCCATCcaacgccccccccccctttttttttttttttttgcctgtAAGCTTGTACAGGAACGAAGGTCTTTATGCAAGGTAGTTTTGTAGATGTGGGTTAAATTTTGTACTCGGGACTGAACCAACAATTAATGGGCAAGTTACTAATTCTCTCTAGGCATAATAAAGATAACCGTGAAACCTGCACTGCGATACCATTTTTTGTCGGAATacacatgcggaaggccggggttcgaatcccggccgcaacagacctaagtcgctaaaacaggtagtgacagttccattgccaaacgctcgacattaggtgtaaatgtcacgggtcctcggagttgaccttaaaaacggatgccccttgtcacagtaggtgtggcacgctaaagagccCTCTCTACTCAATAGCCGAGcaaaaggcctaaatttgaagcctttcaccggtcttggtgacgtctccatatgggtgaaaaattctcgagacagagagagacgttaaacaaaatacaatcaatcaatcacagtGTGTCggaataaacagtgtaaaaaaattaaatagggAATGAAAATAAGTATGGGAATGCCCATCTTCCCAAATCacgggtttctgatccgctcctctACTCACAAAGATCTTCCCAAGTCACGGGTTTCTGATCCACTCCTCCTCACAAACATCTTTCCAAGTCACGGGTTTCTGATCCTCTCCTCTCctcacaatgtaaaacttatacggtaccaattttgatgcaccagatgcacatctcgacaaataatgtctcttcagtgatgctcaaccgaaatgtttgaaatccgaaataactatgaagttttagagaacatcttcccaagtcaagggtttctgatccgctcctctCCTCACAaacatcttcccaagtcaagggtttctaaTCCTAGGGagaggagcggatcagaaacccttcaCTTGGGTTTGTGAGGAGCGGATTAGAAACCCTTCACTTGGTTTGTgaggagcggatcagaaacccttgacttgggtTTGTGAGGATCGGATCAGAAAACTTTGACTTGGGTTTGTGAGGAAcagatcagaaacccttgacttgggtTTGTgaggagcggatcagaaacccttgacttgggtTTGAGAGGAAcagatcagaaacccttgacttgggtTTGTgaggagcggatcagaaacccttgacttgggtTTGTgaggagcggatcagaaacccttgacttgggtTTGTGAGGAAcagatcagaaacccttgacttgggtTTGTgaggagcggatcagaaacccttgacttgggtTTGTGAGGAgtggatcagaaacccttgacttgggtTTGTGAGGAAcagatcagaaacccttgacttgggtTTGTgaggagcggatcagaaacccttgacttgggtTTGTGAGGAGcagatcagaaacccttgacttgggtTTGTgaggagcggatcagaaacccttgacttgggtTTGTgaggagcggatcagaaacccttgacttgggtTTGTGAGGAGcagatcagaaacccttgacttgggaagatggggAATGCCCAGTGAAAAAAAAtgcacaggtgtcagattaagcagttttcactgtatacgTGCAGATGATAAACGGTATACATTATGAATATCCATATGTATCTACAGTGAATTTGTCTGTGCTGTATAGTAAATATTTCTACATATAAGGCatcatgtttattttaataCTCCAATATAATAATTTCTgctgtataaaatatttcaaatgctgTGTACAACTGGTTATATACCGAAGTGACACTAATCTTATATGATCCTCTTTTAGGTCAAGTGACTGTTTCCCATTTCCACTCTCAATAACCAAAAATACAGTTaatttttctgtgctttatattacatgtaaataattccaatgttatttaatacaattattttgattggacaaaaacaaatctaaacgaaaatttacacatcaataaatcccaaaacactatgtatacatacgcaACTGAAAACAAGTAACATAGTGCAGAAAAACTATTCCAatgtttgaaattgataatacagggggacggattggaattataagaatcaaacattctttttgaagaattcatcgatgtgtaaactctggacattttactcacaaactgaataaaagtgccaaccacttttatgttaagtttgtgagtaaattgtccagagtttacacatcgataaattcttcaaaaagaatacTTAACCCTacaatatttcttcacttaatGCAGTTATGTCTATTTAAAAGTTCATTGCAATGTCGGCGCTTTCtataaaaacaagaatatcagtaaaactgatggatgctccctAAAacgcatctaaccaatgaactacttcatatgacaaaTGACttacacaatgatcaataactgttgaaatgaaggtttctttcttttttatgggGTATGTTGAGTGACAATGACCTTtaaaaaatgaccttgagtaacctttgtctgaaagccatttcccTATTAGTGTGATATATAATCAATACCAGTTCAAAAAAAACTGTCGAAATAAGGcactttttctttttataagatatatgtcctacgtgaccttgacatttccaaaatgaccttgagagaccTTGGTCTAATAGATCAATAACTattgatatattgttgaaatgatgtatttttttttttcaaaagaggtatatgttctgagtgaccttaaAATTGCAAAATGACCTTGAGGAAAAATAGGGAACTTGAAACAATGGATTGTTCATTCTAACATGACGAGTTCTGTACGAAGAGTATAATAATGGCGATATTAAGGATGTTCGATAAATTGCACACCGCAAATACAGAGGAGTTTTCGCCGATATGAGTGATCTGTACACGTTTTTATAGTGTTTGACTTTTAAATGCATAGTAGCCACTAGGTCTACATACTAATATACGCAGTGGTAGTCAACAGTGGCAGATTCTGGAGGAGGGGGTACAGGGGTAAAATTTTACAGTGGTAGATTCTGGAGGAGGGGGTACAGGGGTAAAATTTTCTTGTTTGGGATGGAAAAAGTACCATTTTATGTTGCACCCCCTTaagaattttctggatccgcccctggtcaAGAGTTAAAGTTACCAACCAGAGATCAGTAGACCTAATGTTAAAGAgtttttaatatttgttatagTGGCTTCGAAACCTATCGGAGACTTATTTCTTTCCTCTTCTATTTGGCAAAATCTGATTTTACAAAGTTTTTATACTCGAAAACCAGCATGGGTACCCTAtctcagtggcggatttaagggggggggggacgcaGCCGGCGTGCGCCCCCacgaaaattttcaaatttaaggtaaatcttgtttagaaaagtgTTCTCGACgacaaaagaagcaataatttcttctactcccggagaaataaatgacaaaatcttttgatttcttgaattaatttattgggagaacttagttttttttcaaaaacccttaaaatttgcatcattttattaatttcaccttattaaaactgatagaaaatagtacaaatgactaaataggagacatgtttcaagccctataaaatctgtaaagtcCAGGAGCCTCAGACTCCCTGTCTCACAAAGTGgtgccccccgtaaccgcaattcctggatccgcccctgtatcTGCAGTCCCTTATCTCGCTATATAGCGATATGTCGAGCGTtaatttacccccccccccccccccaactaaaaaaaacattttcggTTAGTGTATAGGGTCTCCTTAAAGTTCACTGATGCTACTTTATTTCAAACCTAAAACAACAAACGCTCGGCGTTTTAACTTTAGAAgtaagaatcacgggtctttcggacgGAGATCCTGTGtggcggcaggcgttggcacgttaaagaacccccactgttACGGTCCTGGACagcactaagcataggtctaaatttgtggtacttcgtCTACAACTGCTGACGtgtcaatatgagtgaaaaaaaaaattctcaatggGACGTAGAACAAACAATCGTAAAGGCAGGGTATGTTGGCATATTTCTGTCTCACCAGCTACAAGCAGAAATAAATTATATCAACTTGTGAGCATGCAAGTTACGTATCTTTATAGAGAATCTGATTTTAACGCTGGTAAACTTACTTATTAGGGCTAGTGTCGGTCATCGTATATGTAAGATGCAATTTATCTATGTTGACATGTTATTCATTTATGTCGACATGCGACTTATTTATGTTAACATGCGAGTATTGTGGACATATGCGACTTATTTATGTCAGCATGCAAGATAATTATTTTGACATGCGACTTATTTATGTCAGCATGCAAGATAATTATTTTGACATGCGACTTAATGCGATACGTTATGATCAAATGATAATCGGCCAATTTGATCTCAACATAATATTACCTCGTATGTTGACATAGATATTTTGCATGTCCACGTAAGTATAAGTCGCATGTCATTAATATGTTGCATGTTAATCGACTCGCAACATAATTATTTGGCATGTTCACGTAGATAAGTCGCATGTCAGCATGATTATGTTAATTAATTGCATCTCGCATGCACGATGACAGATACTGGAGATAGTAAGTAAATTTACCAATACTAACATTATAAAAGTAACGTGCATGTCAACATCACAGGGGCTTGTCTTACGGGttgtggaaaataaaaaaacaacaacagatcTTATGAATCCTCTTTAAATCACCACTGAAGTCGTTTTGATGAAGATACCGACACATTTTGG is a window from the Ostrea edulis chromosome 5, xbOstEdul1.1, whole genome shotgun sequence genome containing:
- the LOC125651618 gene encoding vesicle transport protein USE1-like isoform X3, which encodes MDPTLHYVETLQDLLGEMKRSRVSRPPQESLDEYSEKVKNLREMMESDKGKTLAMDKKLPEERQSNSRLSLVQDQARYHRDEREELLGGKQMDSELRHRNVTNSSDTETMIRHQRGMHEKLTEQMLNLTRSLKESVRDSGKIVQEDNKTLETSMKLADSNTKRLKVESDRLEQHTKTCSWWIWVMLVFVTLTFLSMIVFMRMFGKKAS
- the LOC125651618 gene encoding vesicle transport protein USE1-like isoform X2, whose protein sequence is MASRTELNFKKLLIRCETMAKDRSSGDWRFEKYVETLQDLLGEMKRSRVSRPPQESLDEYSEKVKNLREMMESDKGTLAMDKKLPEERQSNSRLSLVQDQARYHRDEREELLGGKQMDSELRHRNVTNSSDTETMIRHQRGMHEKLTEQMLNLTRSLKESVRDSGKIVQEDNKTLETSMKLADSNTKRLKVESDRLEQHTKTCSWWIWVMLVFVTLTFLSMIVFMRMFGKKAS